The Zea mays cultivar B73 chromosome 7, Zm-B73-REFERENCE-NAM-5.0, whole genome shotgun sequence DNA segment CGGCGGCAAATCCGAGCAACCCATGGAATCCACAGTTCTGTTGAGCTCGTATCGGGAGTAAAAACGAGCGCGCACTGAGGCCCACCTACAGACCCACGGTCGCGCCAAGAGCAAGGGGGTGAGAGGGAGTTGGCCGGTGGGGTTTGTTGAGGCAAGTCCGGCTAGAAGCGAGAGAATCGCTCGGTTTGTTGAGATTCCAGTCCACCGCGGTCGCTGCTTCAGTTGGGGGAGAAGAAGACCCGCCCTGACCTGCGGGACCCACCAGGAAATGGCACCGGGTGCGCGTCCGCGGAAGGAGGATGGGCCACGCAGTGGGAATGGGCTGAATCTGAGGTTACGCCGGCCCAAGTAGCGGTTTAAccccccccttttttttattctttccttattccaattttcgatttgaattcaagtttaacTTTAACCTTGTGGCTCAATAATTACCAATTATATTCGTGCATTAAAAGTACTAACTTGGAGATATTTtagatatattatttatatttttatatcctttatcttttcttttcttaattCTATTTTCAAATTCTTATTCAAACTTGTCTCATAATTTAAAGTGCAAAGGCAACATCACAAGAACTTCGGCATGATGCACATTTTATTGAGGTATAATTTATTTTAGCCCTGTCTCCTAATAATTCTTTATGAATGAAAAGGCATTACACAAAATTTTATCCCTTTCTTTTATATTCCAAAAATTGGGTATtacactatctttataccttgtttaccactgaactttttgggtagtacttgctagtgctttatgtggttttgggtatgaagatacattattcatgattacacttttattatctgtttattattactgttcatgataagatcattatgttaattggaacatggagcgaccacccaggaaagcagtgctaccacaagggtttatggacgcccttggctgattaattaggaaagctagtggaggactaccttacccgaaaggggcaagggcagtaggggagtggtcagtgtagggaggtccttggttgattttgctgcgatggcggtcaggcaagaactctgcattggagcttcctataaactgtagcgggttttctgaagctagtggaactttgtaaaggcctcgtagtgttaccctgcctcgcctcctcggtagaggtgtatgggaagtcgcgatcccttggcagatgggtaacatgacttgtgggtaaagatgtgcaacctctgcagagtgtaaaactggtatactagccgtgctcacggtcatgagcagctcggaccctcatatgattaatttatggaactaaattcaatttatcatatgcattgcatcgcaggtgatgttgttatttttgttctattacttaattgggttgatatttacttatacttagtaactgctaataaaattttgaccaactttaaaagcaatgctcagctctaaccatcctctttggtaagccttacacttcacgtgagctcccacctttggcgagttcatgcacattattccccacaacttgttgagcgatgaacgtatgtgagctcactcttgctgtctcacacccccacaggtcaagaacaggtaccacaggatgaggcataTAGAGGATGCTGCggcgtgttcgtgagaggtctaggtcgtcgtctcccagtcaactttgggttgctggaccgttgtctccttataatgtaattgtttattttgtacagaacttctattatatagtaaagatgtgacattcgatcctgtgccataattcatcatatgtgtgagactaggtcccagcacacctggtgattatgttcgcgcccgggctttggacccctaaaacccgggtgtgacagttgctcagctccaccaaaaggcaggggggcatatgttgagcaccactttgagccggcggacggtccggccctgaggtcggacggtccgcgcctgtgggccggacgatccgcgcaagcgcagaacatattagggttccgagttttgtgccacggttgttagctagattcgcggaatttgcgcggaaattagtttgtaaagggtccaacccccctcctctataaatatagaggtactatacggccgatttgtaataagCAATCGAACCTTCAATCAATATAATTTACATTTAtccttaggagtagttctagtctagttctagtttagcctctcaatccccaaattcttcgcttctcttcaaCTCTACGtcaattagaggagtctaggtcggtctacccgagcctaaacaccacctaggatctttcCTCCCCGACGGGCTCCCTCCCGGGCGCGAGATCCAAACGTCGTcggtgatcttccgccgcccctgcgtacgcgcggaccgtccggccatcaggcacggaccgtccgaccgtcaggtAAGAAACCCTAGCCCTGagccaggtcgtggaccgtccggcccctagccgcggaccgtccgcgcctgaccagagagcatcgccgccggttcttgttgagtgattggcgtcCTAAAAATGTGCCAACAGTTATTAACTAAAATGGTTGAATCACTGTGACTACTGTGTTAACGAGAGCAGAACGTAACTTAAATGAATTTTGGGAGTTAAAAGGAGACGGTCGATTTTGGAGTTAAGGAGAAAACTTGGAACAAAAGGTTTATAGAGACAGTAATAAGACAAGACTTGGGCCGAAACATGCAACTGAAACATTTCATGAAGGCCTAGTGCTCCAAACAAAGAACTTCCCTTTATTCCTCCTTGGCAAGGCCATGCCACCGTCGAGCCCAGGAGGCGGAAGTCAACGTAACCAAGCGAACCCATCCATGGCCTCCGCTGCTGCCGTCGTCTCCCTCAACGTCGGCGGCGAGATCTTCCAGACCACCACCGCCACACTTTCCCGCGCCGGCGCCTCCTCCCCGCTTGCCTCCCTCGGTCCCTCCTCCCCGTCTGCTCCGCACTTCCTCGACGGCGACCCGCGCCTCTTTGCCCAACTCCTATCCTTCCTCCGCCATGGCCGCCTCCTTGCTCCGTCCTATCCCTCAGCCACGCTCCTCGCTGAGGCGCGCCACTTCGCGCTCGATGGCGCCCTCCTCGCTTCTCTCTCCCCGGCCTCCGCCTTTGCCCCGCTCTCGCTGCGCCCTTCCGCGCTCCTCCCGCTCACCGGCCGCGTCGCGCCCTCCGCCGTAGCGCTGTGCCCCTCGCCGCCTCACCCGGTCTCCCTCGTCGCCGCACACGGTGGGGTCGTCACCTGCTTCGACGCCGCGCTCGCCTCCCGCACCAGCGTCCTCACGCCGCTGCCCGCCGTTGACTCGCTCGCCGCGGTGTCCCCCGTCCTCGCCCTCGCCGGCGCCCGCGACTTCCACGGGGTCCACCTCTGCCGGTTCTCCGACGACGCCTCCGCCGGCTGTACTGATCCGAATGTGCTTTCGTGGCCGGGATCGCCCTCCGCCACCGTGCTGTCCATGGCCACTACGACCGCGTCAGAAGCACCGTCGCCACCCTGGCTCTTCTCCAGCTTCGAGTCAGCGCGGCGGAACTCGAGTGCCGTGGTGGTGTTCGACCTCAATTCCTTGTCTCCTGTGGTGGAAATCGGGCGGAAGGAGGTGTTCGGCGCGGACATCGAGGCTGCGATCCCAGCGAGCAAGCTCGCGTGGCTTGGTGGGCACAGCCTCCTTCTCGCCGCTGGCTCTCACTCTGGCCCGGCCGGGGTAGTGGGGGACATACGTCTCTGGGATGTCCGGGCGAGCGCCACGGTGCCAGTGTGGGAGGTCAGGGAGAAGGAGGATTGCTTTGCTGATGTTGCGGCGTCTGACGCACTGTCAGCGGTGTTCAAGGTGGGTGCAGCATCCAGTGAGGTGTTCATGGCTGACCTGAGGAGGCTTGGTAACGGTGGTGGCGTTGGATTGGAGCCATGGGTGTGCATTGGCGATGGACAGAAGGCGGCTGCAGCCGCATCATCTGGAAGGAAAGAGAGGAATGGTTGTAGAATTGAGTGCTACTGCAGTTGGGTGTTTGTGGCACGGGGCGCGGACGTCGAGGTGTGGAGTCAGGTGGGATTGGCACCAGAAGCCGGTGGAAAGAAGGTGATGAGGAGGAATTGGGTTGGCAGTGAACTATCCACAAAGCCCAAGATTGTGAGCTGGGCATTTGGTGGCAGCAGGATGGCATTGGCCAGAGCTGATCAGCTGTCTGTGGAGATATGGGATAGTGCTACAGCAGCAATTGGCGCAAACCCCTGAGTAGAGGGAGGATATCGCAAAAGCAAGCCGACGCTTGTCAATGTTCAATTGCTGCTTGTTCCTCTATGCAATGTAAATTTACTTTAGCGTGTTGTTTGTGTTGTATCCCAGATAGTTAGAATCTTGAATGCAATGCCTGGAAGGTATGGAATGATTTTACTGGGGTTGAATATATTCTGTGTTTTCTGATCATGCAATCTACTGAATTTTGTTATCACCCTAGGAAAAAGAGTAATACAGTATCTTTTTAAGCAATTGTGGAAAAAGTTCTTTGCCAGGGTAAACTTTGTTTAACTGAGTTATTCTTTTTGGGTATTGAAAATCTAACTTCCTCAATAAGAATTTGCATAATTGTCTTACATCAGTTATAGATTTGGTGCTTCTAGAAGCTCACCACAATTCCAGCATGATATGGGAATCTGTTACAGCATGCTTTGCAATAGTTCATGTGTGCTCTCAGGTCTGCAAGATTTTATGGTACTCAAACATATACATCAAGTATTGTATGAATCCATTAACATTCCAAAACAAATTTTTATTTGGGACAGAGGGAGTACCATTTAGATAGAGATTCGTCACTCGTTTGCTCAGAAGTTGGAAATAAATGATGATTACTTAAAGCAAACAAATACTGTGTGTATGGAACACAATGTTTGATGAACATTTGGGCGTTTGAATCATTCCTGTTCTGCTGGTCGCCTCGCATTTAAATTATCGAGTACCCTGCAACTAAACCATCGAGTTCCACTGAAGTGCACATTAGTCTTGACAGGCACCTAACTGTTGCAGGGGCGCAGGGGCAGATGTTTCTTGTAGGTAATATATGTGCTGGAATTGAGCATATAGCCCGGTGCCCCGGTGGTTAAGGGCTTAAGGCTCCAAGGGAGCAGCCGGGCGGCTGCGGTTTGAACCCCGTTTGGCACCAGGCCTAGCCGTGCCAGGGTGGGGTGGTGCTGTTCATGTGTCATGAAATTGGACGGTTTTTATAGCGAATACCTTTGGCATTTGTGCATTTCCTTTGTGCTTTCTGATTGAATCCCTGCACCCGAAAGCTCGAGCAGTTTGAAGGTCATTCTGACCATGAAGTTGTCAACCAGCTGCTCTCGGCGTGAAGATGAAAACTCGGGCTGGTTAGTTTGTTGTATTGTATGGGTCATGCACACTCACCAGGCCACAGGAACTTAGGCTGCACCCTCTCTCAGTGCAGGTTTGGCGACAAAGAGAGGGTGACGTCCATGGCACCATGCTACTGGATACAAGCATTGTTTAGCTTCAACAACAACATGCGTGTACGTTAAGACATGGAGCGTCTCCACGGAATGGACGAGTGAACGCACGGAGCCGCATCCTATATATAGGACGGTTTCTGCTCTTCTCTTCTCTCTGAGGCAGGGAGGGCAGCAGAGCAGCGTCGATGGCCATGGAGGGAGCTGTGTCTGATCTCCATCTCATCGCCTTCTTTGCCTTCCTTCTCAGTACACATGGTATATATACAATATGCAATGCTCACACATAACATAGACTTCCTTTTTACTTCTGAATTTGTACATGCATATATTTAAGATAATTGAAGCAGCAGGCAGCAGCAGTGCAAAAGACGACTTTTCTCCTCATCCTTAGAGCTGATTTCGTGACCAGTAATCACGGGGATTCATGGCAGAGGAACCTCTTtgttattcaattttgaatagtaaAGGGATTTTTCCCCATGGATCACCTCGTGATCCCTGATCACCAAACCTGTTCTTAAAGGCTAGTTTAGAAACTCCATTTTCCTAAGCAATTTCTATTTTTTCTaagagaaaatgaactaatttctcttaagaaaatagattttttaaaaaaaaatagggTTTCTAAACTAGCCCTAAATTTATTCCTATATTTATTGATTCCCCAACACCTTTTGTGCGTTTCTCAAGCTCCTGATTGTTGGTCTAGGCATCCCTAACAGATTAAATACTTGAAATAATACCGCAAAAAACAACTTCATTGACATTTGTACTGCTATTAGGCAGGAATGGCCTTGCTTCGGGTTTTTATCTCAACAAGCATAGCATTTATCTTTTGTTCTTTCAACTCTTCGGCTGTAAATTTCTTCAGAGTTAGTTAACACATGTTCTAAAGCTAGTTGGAGACCATACCAGAGGGTTCTTTTCCATCTTTGTACTTCTTTTTTAATTTCTTACTTTCAGATAAACTGTTTTTTTATATGCATATAGCATTTGTGTTGGGGATTTAAGCATTGGCCGTGGCATTGTTGTCAGCCAACTTATCAAGCAAGGCCACCATTTTTAGATGGACACGCGCGCTCAATTGGTATGTGTTCCTCCAAGCTAGCTGTGACTGTGAGCATTCATGATAATCACGTGCTGTTATGGTTGCTG contains these protein-coding regions:
- the LOC100282962 gene encoding protein binding protein encodes the protein MPPSSPGGGSQRNQANPSMASAAAVVSLNVGGEIFQTTTATLSRAGASSPLASLGPSSPSAPHFLDGDPRLFAQLLSFLRHGRLLAPSYPSATLLAEARHFALDGALLASLSPASAFAPLSLRPSALLPLTGRVAPSAVALCPSPPHPVSLVAAHGGVVTCFDAALASRTSVLTPLPAVDSLAAVSPVLALAGARDFHGVHLCRFSDDASAGCTDPNVLSWPGSPSATVLSMATTTASEAPSPPWLFSSFESARRNSSAVVVFDLNSLSPVVEIGRKEVFGADIEAAIPASKLAWLGGHSLLLAAGSHSGPAGVVGDIRLWDVRASATVPVWEVREKEDCFADVAASDALSAVFKVGAASSEVFMADLRRLGNGGGVGLEPWVCIGDGQKAAAAASSGRKERNGCRIECYCSWVFVARGADVEVWSQVGLAPEAGGKKVMRRNWVGSELSTKPKIVSWAFGGSRMALARADQLSVEIWDSATAAIGANP